From Parasteatoda tepidariorum isolate YZ-2023 chromosome 1, CAS_Ptep_4.0, whole genome shotgun sequence, one genomic window encodes:
- the LOC107436297 gene encoding terminal nucleotidyltransferase 5C isoform X1: protein MIVCGNETRCDIDLTQLPLVQSDQSTEATPERLRQRLEMGGNREGAQLADGQRFAVLSYEQVSKLDAVMEEVMPIHGRGNFPTLEVRLKDLVKVVRAKLESEQSVQVRDIRLNGGAASHVLAPETSTYNDLDLIFAVDLSNQRNFDKVKTAVLDSLLDFLPEGVVKKRISTCSLKEAYVHKMVKVTNGDRWSLISLSNNRGRNIELKFVDTMRRQFEFSVDSFQIILDSLLLFYGCSQMAMSENFYPTVVAESVYGDFQEALYHLHKKLIATRNPEEIRGGGLLKYCNLLVRDYKPAKPEKIKHLERYMCSRFFIDFGDINQQRSKLENYLANHFMGEEQNKYEYLLVLHRVVDESTVCLMGHERRQSLALIEELACRTYYFEHQAKDLFQPHPHIVFGGGFFFTPYAPYPCSCSWMPCT from the exons TCTGATCAATCGACAGAGGCAACGCCAGAGCGGTTGCGGCAGCGTCTTGAAATGGGAGGTAACCGAGAAGGGGCTCAGCTGGCTGATGGTCAGCGTTTCGCAGTCCTCAGCTATGAACAAGTCAGTAAGCTCGATGCAGTCATGGAAGAAGTCATGCCCATCCATGGTCGAGGCAACTTTCCAACTCTTGAAGTGCGGCTGAAGGATCTCGTCAAAGTTGTCAGAGCCAAATTGGAGAGCGAGCAGTCCGTACAAGTCCGGGATATCCGGTTGAACGGTGGCGCCGCCAGTCATGTGCTCGCACCCGAAACTTCCACATACAATGATCTCGATCTTATTTTTGCTGTGGATCTTTCTAATCAGCGCAACTTTGACAAAGTGAAGACTGCTGTCCTGGACTCCTTGCTAGATTTTCTACCAGAAGGTGTTGTCAAAAAGCGCATAAGTACTTGCAGTCTGAAAGAAGCTTACGTCCATAAAATGGTTAAG GTAACAAATGGTGACCGATGGAGCTTAATTAGTTTGAGCAACAACAGGGGACGAAATATCGAGCTGAAATTTGTCGACACAATGCGTCGACAGTTCGAGTTCAGTGTCGACTCCTTCCAGATCATCCTTGACTCACTTCTACTTTTCTACGGCTGCTCACAGATGGCCATGAGCGAGAACTTCTACCCGACCGTCGTTGCAGAATCTGTCTACGGAGACTTCCAGGAAGCACTTTATCACCTACACAAGAAACTCATCGCCACCAGAAACCCAGAAGAAATCAGAGGTGGCGGACTCCTTAAATACTGCAACCTTCTTGTACGAGACTACAAGCCCGCAAAACCAGAAAAAATCAAACACCTCGAAAGGTACATGTGTTCACGATTTTTTATAGACTTCGGCGACATAAACCAGCAGAGGTCGAAGCTGGAAAATTACTTGGCCAACCACTTCATGGGTGAGGAACAAAACAAGTACGAATACCTCCTAGTTCTTCACAGAGTGGTGGACGAAAGCACAGTTTGTCTGATGGGCCATGAGCGCCGGCAGTCCTTAGCGCTCATAGAAGAATTGGCTTGCCGGACCTATTATTTCGAACATCAAGCGAAAGACTTGTTCCAGCCTCATCCGCATATCGTTTTTGGAGGTGGTTTCTTCTTCACACCTTATGCACCCTACCCATGCTCCTGTTCTTGGATGCCATGCACGTGA
- the LOC107436297 gene encoding terminal nucleotidyltransferase 5C isoform X2: MRHPSDQSTEATPERLRQRLEMGGNREGAQLADGQRFAVLSYEQVSKLDAVMEEVMPIHGRGNFPTLEVRLKDLVKVVRAKLESEQSVQVRDIRLNGGAASHVLAPETSTYNDLDLIFAVDLSNQRNFDKVKTAVLDSLLDFLPEGVVKKRISTCSLKEAYVHKMVKVTNGDRWSLISLSNNRGRNIELKFVDTMRRQFEFSVDSFQIILDSLLLFYGCSQMAMSENFYPTVVAESVYGDFQEALYHLHKKLIATRNPEEIRGGGLLKYCNLLVRDYKPAKPEKIKHLERYMCSRFFIDFGDINQQRSKLENYLANHFMGEEQNKYEYLLVLHRVVDESTVCLMGHERRQSLALIEELACRTYYFEHQAKDLFQPHPHIVFGGGFFFTPYAPYPCSCSWMPCT, encoded by the exons TCTGATCAATCGACAGAGGCAACGCCAGAGCGGTTGCGGCAGCGTCTTGAAATGGGAGGTAACCGAGAAGGGGCTCAGCTGGCTGATGGTCAGCGTTTCGCAGTCCTCAGCTATGAACAAGTCAGTAAGCTCGATGCAGTCATGGAAGAAGTCATGCCCATCCATGGTCGAGGCAACTTTCCAACTCTTGAAGTGCGGCTGAAGGATCTCGTCAAAGTTGTCAGAGCCAAATTGGAGAGCGAGCAGTCCGTACAAGTCCGGGATATCCGGTTGAACGGTGGCGCCGCCAGTCATGTGCTCGCACCCGAAACTTCCACATACAATGATCTCGATCTTATTTTTGCTGTGGATCTTTCTAATCAGCGCAACTTTGACAAAGTGAAGACTGCTGTCCTGGACTCCTTGCTAGATTTTCTACCAGAAGGTGTTGTCAAAAAGCGCATAAGTACTTGCAGTCTGAAAGAAGCTTACGTCCATAAAATGGTTAAG GTAACAAATGGTGACCGATGGAGCTTAATTAGTTTGAGCAACAACAGGGGACGAAATATCGAGCTGAAATTTGTCGACACAATGCGTCGACAGTTCGAGTTCAGTGTCGACTCCTTCCAGATCATCCTTGACTCACTTCTACTTTTCTACGGCTGCTCACAGATGGCCATGAGCGAGAACTTCTACCCGACCGTCGTTGCAGAATCTGTCTACGGAGACTTCCAGGAAGCACTTTATCACCTACACAAGAAACTCATCGCCACCAGAAACCCAGAAGAAATCAGAGGTGGCGGACTCCTTAAATACTGCAACCTTCTTGTACGAGACTACAAGCCCGCAAAACCAGAAAAAATCAAACACCTCGAAAGGTACATGTGTTCACGATTTTTTATAGACTTCGGCGACATAAACCAGCAGAGGTCGAAGCTGGAAAATTACTTGGCCAACCACTTCATGGGTGAGGAACAAAACAAGTACGAATACCTCCTAGTTCTTCACAGAGTGGTGGACGAAAGCACAGTTTGTCTGATGGGCCATGAGCGCCGGCAGTCCTTAGCGCTCATAGAAGAATTGGCTTGCCGGACCTATTATTTCGAACATCAAGCGAAAGACTTGTTCCAGCCTCATCCGCATATCGTTTTTGGAGGTGGTTTCTTCTTCACACCTTATGCACCCTACCCATGCTCCTGTTCTTGGATGCCATGCACGTGA
- the LOC107436297 gene encoding terminal nucleotidyltransferase 5C isoform X3: protein MGGNREGAQLADGQRFAVLSYEQVSKLDAVMEEVMPIHGRGNFPTLEVRLKDLVKVVRAKLESEQSVQVRDIRLNGGAASHVLAPETSTYNDLDLIFAVDLSNQRNFDKVKTAVLDSLLDFLPEGVVKKRISTCSLKEAYVHKMVKVTNGDRWSLISLSNNRGRNIELKFVDTMRRQFEFSVDSFQIILDSLLLFYGCSQMAMSENFYPTVVAESVYGDFQEALYHLHKKLIATRNPEEIRGGGLLKYCNLLVRDYKPAKPEKIKHLERYMCSRFFIDFGDINQQRSKLENYLANHFMGEEQNKYEYLLVLHRVVDESTVCLMGHERRQSLALIEELACRTYYFEHQAKDLFQPHPHIVFGGGFFFTPYAPYPCSCSWMPCT, encoded by the exons ATGGGAGGTAACCGAGAAGGGGCTCAGCTGGCTGATGGTCAGCGTTTCGCAGTCCTCAGCTATGAACAAGTCAGTAAGCTCGATGCAGTCATGGAAGAAGTCATGCCCATCCATGGTCGAGGCAACTTTCCAACTCTTGAAGTGCGGCTGAAGGATCTCGTCAAAGTTGTCAGAGCCAAATTGGAGAGCGAGCAGTCCGTACAAGTCCGGGATATCCGGTTGAACGGTGGCGCCGCCAGTCATGTGCTCGCACCCGAAACTTCCACATACAATGATCTCGATCTTATTTTTGCTGTGGATCTTTCTAATCAGCGCAACTTTGACAAAGTGAAGACTGCTGTCCTGGACTCCTTGCTAGATTTTCTACCAGAAGGTGTTGTCAAAAAGCGCATAAGTACTTGCAGTCTGAAAGAAGCTTACGTCCATAAAATGGTTAAG GTAACAAATGGTGACCGATGGAGCTTAATTAGTTTGAGCAACAACAGGGGACGAAATATCGAGCTGAAATTTGTCGACACAATGCGTCGACAGTTCGAGTTCAGTGTCGACTCCTTCCAGATCATCCTTGACTCACTTCTACTTTTCTACGGCTGCTCACAGATGGCCATGAGCGAGAACTTCTACCCGACCGTCGTTGCAGAATCTGTCTACGGAGACTTCCAGGAAGCACTTTATCACCTACACAAGAAACTCATCGCCACCAGAAACCCAGAAGAAATCAGAGGTGGCGGACTCCTTAAATACTGCAACCTTCTTGTACGAGACTACAAGCCCGCAAAACCAGAAAAAATCAAACACCTCGAAAGGTACATGTGTTCACGATTTTTTATAGACTTCGGCGACATAAACCAGCAGAGGTCGAAGCTGGAAAATTACTTGGCCAACCACTTCATGGGTGAGGAACAAAACAAGTACGAATACCTCCTAGTTCTTCACAGAGTGGTGGACGAAAGCACAGTTTGTCTGATGGGCCATGAGCGCCGGCAGTCCTTAGCGCTCATAGAAGAATTGGCTTGCCGGACCTATTATTTCGAACATCAAGCGAAAGACTTGTTCCAGCCTCATCCGCATATCGTTTTTGGAGGTGGTTTCTTCTTCACACCTTATGCACCCTACCCATGCTCCTGTTCTTGGATGCCATGCACGTGA